A genomic stretch from Podospora pseudoanserina strain CBS 124.78 chromosome 3, whole genome shotgun sequence includes:
- a CDS encoding hypothetical protein (EggNog:ENOG503NW64; COG:O) has product MASSTPPPPTAKPPPPPPLQSGSTSEAFGQFTFTGLPPGLFSNKHTAPQRTSSPAAQSTNDAPASTASPSSYKLSASAYGSQINPRPPASAPPSQWQPPGPASFSSPMPPLTAPSFGGQVNVKTQGGQGQRSVQLQFEGQRTPDVMPKPPPPAQPAAVPTGETRLQIALDYGTTYTGVAYLPVSANNLKHRGLEEFTEDIKVITAWPPKEEQEKVPSQLSYSVTPKGCAQYGYDIDDNSLVLKKTKIQLEAMGTRLDELRTLSELLKELRDLDLSEEEVIENGIPEHLAKEPEEIVKDYLNEVAEKTEKIITTELGRHVLSNVAIDLAVTHPAIWSDRALNSTYRAVRAAFNHDLFPKLENISFVSEPVACAHFTLREAWKNNRVRFRKNDCFIVVDAGGGTVDLACYKVVDIDYEKKEMKLDQVGNPLGATCGSTCVDDDFEAFAAYQLGDKAWQQLTTEGVKHAAGGHTIMRPTLRGIQEKFQVIKHSYDGKESGLTAPIYLPKSFRISEEMKGVSNGALSITPADLKKMFDRSVNKTVYLIQQAVTQIKLGEELPVKTVFLSGGFAQNKYLIQRVKEFCTKQKIELEEGNGSWAAVARGAIIKSLGVYTEKPKHVISCPRYYGIKVRRPFASYENHARSDIDVDTQGIKWATDQIRWFIQKGDAILPNKPTVARYELHFSMNASEFPGTQLQNKRGGRGVPQQPAAVFRDVVFLSSSRDKAPTAMSMVKEESEQMYTLKVNLTDVPQAHIVPVETGNKQQGRQLQFHVVVEIQVFDEVTVSIKSGETTLASRKIALE; this is encoded by the exons ATGGCTtcctcgacaccaccccctcctaCCGCTaaaccgccgccacctccccccttacAATCAGGCTCAACATCTGAAGCATTTGGGCAATTCACGTTCACGGGGTTACCTCCTGGACTGTTCTCAAACAAGCACACAGCTCCGCAACGAACGTCCTCTCCCGCTGCCCAGAGCACGAACGATGCCCCGGCGTCGACGGCATCCCCGTCTTCATACAAGCTCTCGGCATCAGCATATGGCTCTCAAATAAATCCCCGTCCCCCAGCTTCAGCTCCGCCATCCCAATGGCAACCCCCGGGCCCAGCAAGCTTCAGTAGCCCTATGCCGCCTCTGACAGCCCCATCATTTGGAGGTCAGGTCAATGTGAAAACCCAGGGTGGCCAGGGACAGCGATCAGTCCAACTGCAATTTGAAGGCCAACGAACGCCCGATGTCAtgccaaaacctcctccaccagcacagCCGGCCGCTGTACCAACAGGAGAAACACGTCTGCAGATTGCTCTTGACTATGGCACCACCTACACCG GTGTTGCTTATTTGCCCGTATCTGCCAACAACTTGAAACATCGCGGGTTGGAGGAATTCACAGAAGACATCAAAGTAATCACAGCTTGGCCACCAAAGGAAGAGCAGGAAAAAGTCCCATCCCAACTGTCCTACTCCGTCACGCCTAAAGGCTGTGCACAGTATGGCTACGACATTGACGATAACtccttggtgttgaagaagacaAAGATTCAGCTCGAGGCAATGGGCACTCGCCTCGACGAGCTGCGGACCCTGAGCGAGTTGCTCAAGGAACTTCGCGATCTGGACCtcagcgaggaggaagtgATCGAGAACGGCATTCCCGAGCATCTTGCCAAAGAACCCGAGGAGATTGTCAAGGACTACTTAAATGAGGTTGCAGAGAAGACAGAaaagatcatcaccactgaGCTTGGCAGGCATGTGCTGTCAAATGTTGCCATAGACTTGGCTGTCACTCATCCAGCA ATTTGGTCAGACCGAGCCCTCAACTCTACGTACCGTGCCGTTCGGGCAGCCTTTAATCATGacctcttccccaagctGGAGAACATTTCATTTGTCTCTGAGCCGGTTGCCTGTGCTCACTTTACGCTTCGTGAGGCATGGAAGAACAACCGGGTGCGGTTCAGAAAG AATGATTGTTTCATTGTGGTCGATGCTGGCGGTGGGACCGTT GATCTTGCTTGTTACAAAGTTGTGGACATTGACtacgagaagaaggagatgaagCTGGACCAAGTCGGAAATCCTTTGG GCGCTACTTGTGGGTCGACTTGCGTCGACGATGACTTCGAGGCTTTCGCAGCGTACCAGTTAGGGGACAAGGCCTGGCAGCAGCTCACCACGGAAGGTGTCAAGCATGCTGCTGGAGGGCATACTATCATGAGGCCTACACTTCGTGGCATACAAGAGAAGTTCCAGGTCATCAAGCACAGTTACGATGGAAAGGAGAGCGGATTAACAGCTCCTATCTATTTGCCGAAGAGCTTCCGCATCTCTGAGGAAATGAAAGGTGTCTCGAACGGAGCGCTGAGTATAACACC GGCCGACCTGAAAAAGATGTTTGACCGATCGGTCAACAAGACTGTCTATCTTATTCAGCAAGCTGTAACTCAAATCAAGCTGGGAGAAGAGCTTCCGGTCAAG ACCGTCTTCCTTTCTGGCGGGTTTGCGCAGAATAAATACTTGATCCAAAGGGTCAAGGAGTTTTGCACCAAGCAAAAGATTGAGCTTGAAGAAGGAAACGGCTCATGGGCTGCCGTCGCCAGAGGCGCCATCATCAAGTCTCTGGGTGTCTACACTGAGAAGCCCAAGCATGTTATAAGCTGCCCACGATATTACGGCATAAAGGTGCGCAGGCCATTCGCTTCGTACGAGAACCACGCCCGCAGCGACATCGATGTCGATACCCAGGGCATCAAATGGGCAACGGACCAAATCCGTTGGTTTATCCAGAAAGGCGACGCGATTCTccccaacaaacccacaGTGGCAAGATACGAATTACACTTCTCGATGAACGCAAGCGAATTCCCTGGCACACAGTTGCAGAACAAACGAGGTGGGCGCGGAGTACCACAGCAGCCGGCGGCCGTCTTTCGGGATGTTGTATTTTTGTCCTCGTCAAGAGACAAGGCACCGACAGCGATGAGCATGGTCAAAGAGG AGTCTGAACAGATGTATACATTGAAGGTCAATTTGACCGATGTTCCACAGGCACATATTGTTCCCGTGGAGACGGGAAACAAGCAACAAGGGAGGCAGTTGCAGTTCCATGTCGTGGTTGAGATTCAGGTGTTTGACGAGGTGACTGTAAGCATTAAGAGTGGGGAGACTACATTGGCGTCGAGGAAGATAGCCTTGGAATAG